A single genomic interval of Adhaeribacter pallidiroseus harbors:
- a CDS encoding porin family protein, with protein MKKILILVIVLFSFLEVQAQSIRAGFKIGGNLASLRKTGTNNDFSYKLKFHGGLIFNYGLSDLLSLQPEVVYSQKGFEYKNASVSAEGKVNYIDVPFLLKIDTGTLFFEGGPQISFLTASKLKSGSTETDTKNWTKSTAFGLAVGVGAHVGTGTFVSLRYQTDISEPYARVLNQPTEARNVVFQLSLGYLLNR; from the coding sequence ATGAAAAAAATTCTTATTCTGGTTATTGTTTTGTTTTCTTTTTTAGAAGTACAAGCGCAAAGTATTCGGGCCGGTTTTAAAATTGGCGGTAACCTGGCTTCTCTCCGCAAAACCGGCACCAACAACGATTTTTCGTATAAACTAAAGTTTCACGGGGGTTTAATTTTTAACTACGGCTTATCCGACCTGCTTTCGCTGCAGCCGGAAGTGGTTTATTCGCAGAAAGGCTTTGAGTACAAAAACGCCAGCGTAAGTGCCGAAGGCAAGGTTAATTACATTGATGTGCCATTTCTATTAAAAATTGATACTGGTACCTTATTTTTTGAAGGGGGCCCGCAGATTTCTTTTTTAACGGCTTCTAAATTAAAAAGCGGCAGCACCGAAACCGACACGAAGAACTGGACCAAAAGTACCGCTTTTGGCTTAGCCGTTGGCGTGGGAGCCCATGTGGGTACCGGCACGTTCGTGAGTTTGCGGTATCAAACAGATATATCGGAGCCTTATGCCCGCGTATTAAACCAACCTACCGAAGCCCGCAACGTGGTTTTTCAATTGTCGTTAGGTTATCTGTTGAACCGGTAA